Within the Flavobacterium sp. N502536 genome, the region TTTTTATTTAGGAGCATACGATAAATTTCCTTCGACTCTTGATTATAAAACAATGACAGAGATAGGCCCGGGGCAACAGTGTATTCGTATGGTGAACATCCTTATGTTTGGAATGGTACAGCTTCAACCTTAACCAAGTATAATGTAAGTACTGAAATGAAAATTTCGAAGGCAGACGCTTTAAGTCTTGCAGGTACCGGAGTTAGTGGTACATTTGGTCCTCCTGCTTTCGTGTCTGAAACAGAGGCTTATTTTTTCGCCTTAAATGATGGGAAAATTATTAAGTTCAATCCGGCAACGATGACCATCACCGAAACTATTTCAGTGACTCCATTGCCGTTGAGTAACGATGCTGGTATAAAAACATCTACTTACATGAGTTATGTTACCTCTGCAAAAAAAATCATTTTACCGGTTGCCGCAACGCCTACAGATTTTAATAAATTTCCACAATACGCACAAATTGCAGTTTTTGACATCGCTTCAAAAGCGGTTTCTTATGTTAAAGATTCTCGTATGTCAATGGGATACGATACGTTTGCTAAAGGAAATGACGGTACTTTGTACTACAGACCTTCACGCGCTACATCTTTGTCATTAGATTACAGCACTGTAAAAGATGCTCCTCCGGCTGGTGGATTGTTAAAGGTAAATCCTAACGGGACATTCGACCCTAACTTTTTTGTGGATTTAAAAGTTGCTTTAAAGGCACATTCGGTAAATGTAGTTGCTTATGTTCACGGAGATAAAGCCCTTGCTCAGTATCTGGACAATACGTTTACTCCACCAGCAAAGCCTGCTGACTGGTACAATGCTCCAACAAAATTTGCTCTTGTAGATTTAAAAACACTAAAGGTAGAGCCTTTTACTTCTTTTGAAAAATACGGAACCGTTTATACGGTAGGTACAATTGACGGTGTAGAATATTATGGTAACATCACTGCTCCTGATGGAAAATTCAGTCTTTTGAAGCAAAAAGGAGCTGCTGATTTTGAAGCCGTTTCCGAAGCGATTGGCGGTAGTGTGATATTCGTTGGAAAACTAAGATAGTCACTGTATTAAACCAATAATACCACCTCCAAAGTCATTTGATTTTGGAGGTTTTTTAATTTACATCTATTTCTATTTTAGACTTCAATTTTCAATTCATACAAGTCGAAACTTCCAAAATGCTATAATAATTTTTAACTATATTTGGCAGAGATATTGATTGAGGTATTGCGTTAAATAAGTTTAATTTCAGTGTTTTAATCCGTATTTAAATGATCTTTTTTTGCGTCCTACCGCTAAAAAAGAAATCAAATCATTAATCCCAAATTTTAAAAATGAAAAAAAAGCTCATCACTCTTTTGTTTGTAAGTACTGTTGTAAATATGTTTGGACAGCTACCAACCTTAGCACAACCTGATAAAACTTCTTATGCTACTGATAAGGTTTCTAATAAAGTCTTAAAACCGCTAACAAAAGTTCCATTAGACAAAGAGTCAATTCTAATCTATGATTACGACGGTTCACTTTTTTCTTTTAATCTGGAATCTGAAAAAATCAATTGGACGGTAAAAGCTACTGATTCGAATACGGAAATGTGTGCAAACGCCATCACTATGCAAGATGGAGTGGTGTACATTCCGTTTATTAACGGTGAAATTTTTGCCATAAACAACCAAACCGGTGCCATTTTTTGGAAGTCAAGATTAGGTAATACTACAGATCAGATTGTAATAAAGAACCAAATTCCAACTATAAATGGAGGAAAACTGTATCTAACTACACAAAGTCCCAATAATAGTATTTATGCCCTTGATATAAAAGATGGTAGTTTAGTATGGAACTACAAGCTGGAGTCCACAAATAATGATAGTCCGGTTCTTGTTTTCGACAATAAAGTTTTTACTCAAAGTGCAACTAATTTATATAGTTTTGAAGCCAATACAGGGAAACTTCTTGCTCAAAAAAGCTTTGAGGGCGTTATGTCCGGAAAAGTGGTGACGGATGGTGAATATGTGTTTATAGCAAATGAAAAAAACGAGCTTTATGCTTTAAGTGCCAATAAACTTGATATACTTTGGCTGTTTAAATTAGATGAAAATCAACAGAATATCAAGGAGCGCATATTTTGCAAAGACAACAAAGTTTATGTAGGTGCACAAGGACCGGAAGTTTCTTCGATATATGCTCTGGAATCAAAAACGGGAACTCAGATTTGGAAAAGGGATTTTAAAGACGACAATGTCGAGTATATGGTTGAAGAAAGTGATAATATTTGGGGATATACCCGTAAAGGAAAGCTTTTTCAAATAGACATCACAAATGGGGAAATAGCATTTGAAACAAAATTGACGACCAGACCCATTTCAAATTTTGAATTTGGAGGCGATGATTACTTCTTTTATTATTCGGATGCTGCTTTGATTCAGTTTGAGTTTAAAAGTAAAGACGAAAACGAAGTTTATCTGCGAACCACCATTAAAGACGACGCTTATAGTGCTTATATAAAGATAATTAGATAGCAACTTCAACTATAAACTCCTTAAGCAATTAAGGAGTTTTTTTTATGTCTTTTTTGAAATATTTGTGCTTCCTCTAAAATTTTAGATTTTTTTTATTGAATGATTTGTAACAAATTAATTAAAACACTACAAATACTACTAGTATCATAGGTCGCTTGATGTTAATTGTAGTTTTATTTGTTAAAAATATAAATTAATTAACAGGTTGCTTCTCAGTACCTATAAGCCCAATTAGCCCTCAAAAAAAGTATAAAAAACAACTAAAAATCAAAAGTATGAATGTATTAGAATGGCTCTTTTTTATTTTAATTATGCAAATTATTCATGGTGTGTCTACCTGGAGGTTTTATGTAAAAGCGGGGAGAAGAGCGGTAGAATCCTTTATACCAATTTATAATTTAGTAATTCTATTGAAAATTATACATCGCCCTGTTTGGTGGATTTTGATGCTTTTTGTTCCTATTATCAATCTTTTAATGATTCCCGTAGTTTGGATCGAAACTATTAGAAGTTTTAGGAAAGATACTACGCGAGATGTTGTATTGGTTGTACTAACATTAGGGTTTTATATCACTTTTTTAAATTATTTTTCTAAGGATCTAACCTATGTTGAAAACAGAGATTTGGGGCCAAAAACCAAAGCAGAAGATACTGTACGATCTCTTTTATTTGCTGTTATTATAGCAACATTGGTGCATACTTATCTTATACAGCCATTTACCATTCCATCTTCATCATTGGAGAAAACATTGTACATCGGAGATTTTTTATTTGTTAGTAAGCTTAACTATGGAGCAAGAACGCCAATGACTTCGGTTGCATTGCCCATGGTACATGATTCAATTCCTTTTTTGGGTACAAAATCATATTTATTTAGCGATGATTTTACTAAAAAAGGAACGTCAATACTAAACAAATTTCAATTACCCTATTTTAGATTTCCTGCACTAGAAAAGATCAAACGCAATGAAATTGTAGTTTTTAATCAGCCTGCTGATACGTTGCGTGACATGGATAATTTTCATCCGGATAGAAATTATTACAAACCAATAGATAAAAAAACAAATTTGATAAAACGATGCGTCGGAATGCCGGGGACTTTCTGGAAATTCGCGAAGGGGATGTTTATATCAATGGTAAAATAGAAAAACTGCCGCAAAGTGCTAAAGTTCAGTATAACTTTTTAATTGATACCAAAGGACAACCAATTAACCAAGATGTCCTTGTAAATCATTATGGAGCCAGAGAAGGCATGAAGTATGGAAATGGGAATTTTGCCTTAACCGATACTGGACAATATTTCCTGACATTGACAAATGAAGAAGCTGCATTAATAGCCCGTAATCCGGTTGTAAAAGGAGTTAAGAAACATTTAATGGCAAAAGGAGAAGGGGAAGGCGTGTTTCCTCAGGATCTTTCTTTGGGTTGGAACATAGACAATTTTGGACCTATTTACATTCCCAAAAAAGGAAAAACTATAGAATTGAATAGTAAAACACTTCCATTTTATAAACGAGTTATTGAAGAATACGAACACAACAGTTTAAAAGTTATTGGTAATCAGATTCTAATCAATAGAAAAATAAGTACAACCTATACTTTTAGACAAGATTATTATTGGATGATGGGAGATAATCGTCAAAACTCTTTAGACGCAAGATTTTGGGGATTTGTTCCTTTTGATCATGTAGTTGGTAAACCCGTATTTATCTGGTTCAGTTGGGATAAAGACGGAAAAGGATTCAACAAGGTAAGATGGAATCGTGTTTTTTCTTTTGTAAATGAAAAAGGAGAATCTAAGTCTTATTTACTGCATTTTTTAGCGTTAGTTGCAATTTATATGATCGTAAGCAATGTATTAAAGAAACGAAAAAAAGTGTAGATTCAAATTCCAAATCTCAAATTCCAAATTCCAGTGCTCGATTAAGAAGTATTGGAATTTGGAATTTACAGTTTGGAATTTAATTATTGTTTTACCAGTCGCGGCTATCGTTAGTATTAATTCCCCATCTGATGCCAAACAAAGAAACAGATTCATCATTTAAGGCAGATTCAAAATTCTTTCCAAATCCACCCGTTACATAAAGGTTATCAGATACTTTATATTGAACAAAACCAACTGATCTGTAATTTTTGCCCTCTCCATTTCGTTTGATATATTCATAGCCTACAGCGATTTTGTTCCAGTCAAACTGTGCTTTTGATCCTACGTCAAAAAAGTTAGTATGGTTGGTGAATCGGTTGTTTTTTGCATCGTAGTCCGTATTATCCTGTATGTATCTGCAAAAACCATATAGTTTTAAAGATTGGTCTCCTTTGCCTATTGTAAAGGTAAGTGTAGACCACGCACCAAAGCGGCCAGATTGGGACTTGTTGAAATCTTTAGCAGGCATTAACATGCTGTAAGCCGATGCTATGTCTAATGTTAGTAAGGGCGCTTTTAGAATGTCTGCGAAATTTTTTGCTGCAACTTCTTTGTTTGTGGTCTCTTTTTCAGTTAATTCCCTTAATACTTGTGCATAACGCGTATAGTAGTTTCCTGTTGTGTCCCTTACGTAACCTTCCTGCTGTAACTGGGCACGAGCCATCGCACTCAAATCTTGCATGTCCGCCCGCATTGAACTATATTTTTTTCTCATGTCTTCAGATGAGGAATTATACAGCGTAAAAACATTAAACTTAATTCCGATGGCTACTTTAGAAATTGAATCATTTTTATTGTATGCTCCCGAAACGGTTGGCATTTGTATTTTTTGCATCGTAAAAGACTTGATGTTATCTGTTCCGCTTCCTAAGCCATAGTATTCAAGACCTTTCATATTCGCTGAAAATAAATTCCCGTCAAACGAGATACTTTCAAGGCTTTCTGTATTAATATTGAATTCTTTAACATTTGGATTCGACGTGATAATGGCTGCAGAATTATCTAATAGAGACAAAGCAGACGAGTTAAGTAATTCTACTTTTTTTAAATCAGTCTTGTCATACGATTGGGCCAGAACAGAAGAGGTGACTAGCAATGCGAGTAGGTGTAATGTTCTCATACGATATCGATTAAAGTAACGAAAAAAACAATTTTTCTACTTTCTATAAAAGTTGGGCCAAGGTCAATTCCTTTAAATTTATTGTCTTTGCCATCACAGTTGTTGATGATGGTGTAGTTAAACAAAAGTTTTTTTGCGGCCGTCTTTGCTTGTTCAAGTCCTCCATCCATGGCTTCATAAGACAAATAATGCTCAAAAAAGAGTAGTCCGCCATGATGTTGAAAGCCCGGTGTTAAAGGAATGGAAGCGTCAGTTAAATATTTTGGAGTAGTAAAGATAGGTTTGTCTTCGTTCCTGCCATTTTGCAAATCCAGAAAAACTTCAGTATAAAGCGGTATAAAACCAAAGTTGTTCAGAATAGACGATTCTAGTTTTATTTCTGGATATCCATTAGATTGAAATATTTTTTTCATAATATAAAAAATTAAGCACTGCCTATTTTTTTCGGCTGTTTTGGTTATAATTCATTTTTAGATTTAAGTTTTTCGGTATGGTTTAGAATCGTGAAAGGATCCTGAATTCTGGTATAAAAATAGGGATTTGACACTGCTGATTTTAGCGTACAACTACGCGATTTAAACGGGAAATGCTAAGAAAAAGAATAAGAAAAATCCTCATTTTTAAAGCTGTGATTTTGGAGTGACTCATAAATTCTAAATCCCGGTAATGTTGTGAGCCGTATTTGAAACTTGAAACTTGGAATTTGAAACTTGGAATTTGAAACTTGGAATTTGAGATTTGGAATTTTTTATTTAGAATTACTCTATTGTAAAAGATAGTTATATATTTGCGCCAGATTTTGGTCTGTTTTTTCTTAAGAAAAAACAGTTAAAAGGGAATCAGGTGCAAATCCTGAACAGACCCGCTACTGTAAGTTCTATTCAAGTCTTTAAACGTTACTCATGCCATTGTTCGCCGCGGCGGATGAGAAGGTTGTTTTAAAGATGGAACAAGTCAGGAGACCTGCCACAATCACATAGTTTAAGACTTTCGTGGAATAAAGTTGAACAACAATAAACAGACCTGTCATTTTTTATGACGGGATTCTCTCTTATTGCTTTTTTAATTATTACATCCCGGAGTTTACTTAATTCATTTAGTGATGTATAATACAGAAAAAGGACTCTTATTTATTGTTGCATTTGTTTCTACTTTACTTCAGTCGCGAGTATTACATCGTTGTTCTCCCATTTTAAAAGCATTTCGCCCGGAAAGTGAATGTTATAAAAAATCAATCCTGGCACAATGCTCTTTCGTAAAACTATGGGATGCATTCGGTACGGCATCCGGTTGAAGATTAAAAATGAAAACCTCATTGCAATTACTTCAATTTTAATTGCCTTATCAACTCCCAACTTAAATAATACCACATGTTTTACAACACTTCCCAATATTTCCGGTTCTTATTCTTTTGTATTCTGGCACTCTGCTTAAGCAACTGTTCTGAGGATAATGCTGCCAAAGAGGATAACAATCCGCCACCGGTAAGCTCTGATTTGGCTCTTAACACGCAGCGATTTGCAATCTTGGCTATAAATTCTACTATCAATACAGCTACAGAAGCTACCTACAGTTGGAGTGTTACAAAAGCGACATCAGAAAACTATGCTCTAACTAATACTACAGAAAAAGAAGTGCTGTTTGCAGCAGCAGAAAGCGGGGTTTATGAATTAACAGTAGCGGTAAATAACAAAGGGAGTATACAAACACAAAAAGCAGTTATTACAGTAACAAAAGAAACGAAGGAGTATAAAACCTATATCGCAAAGGTATTTGAGTTTAGACCCGCTCCGGGACAGTTTATAAATGATCTACCGGCTGCCAATGACGGGGATACTGCCGAAAGAATTTTATCAAGAGCCAATACCTATCTGGCTAAGAAAAATGGAGACCTGGTTTCGCTTGGAGCCTTTGGAGGTTATATTGTTTTTGGGTTTGATCATACTATTGTTAACGTCAAAGGCAAACGCGATTTTAGAGTGCTGGGCAATGCATTTTGGGCAGAAGCCAATCCTAATTCGAACAGTACAATGCGAGGCGGAAGCAGTGAGGCAGGGGTTATAATGGTGGCTTACGATAAAAATAAAAACGGACTTCCGGACGATGAATGGTACGAAATAGAAGGAGGCGGGCATAAAATACCTAAAACGATTCAGCATTATGAAATTACGTATTATCGTCCAGATCCAAACAAAAAACCGGTACCGGGAGGAACTACAGGTACGGTAGGTTTTGTTGATATGGAATACATTTATTGGAAAGACAATCAGGGTAAAAGCGGTTATCTGATACAAAATAACGCTTACAATCATTCTTTAGATTACTGGCCAAAATGGCTTAGAGATCAGGCTTCTATTACTTTTAAAGGAACAAGGTTGCCGGATAATGCAGTGGATGAAAGCGGAACCGGAAGTTACTTTGTGCAATATGCCTTTTTATACGGATATGCTGATAATGCTCCAAACGGCGATGACGATTCAGCCATAGACATCAACTGGGCTATAGATAAAAACGGAAACAAAGTAATGCTTCCGGGGATCGATTTTGTTAAAGTATACAACGGTCTTAATCAGCAGGCGGGGTGGCTGGGAGAAACTTCGACTGAAATCATGGGAGCAACCGATTTGCACCTGTCAGGAGAAAGTATTCCAACGCGATAACGCCAATCAAAAATGTATTAAACTAAATTATTATACCAGAATTATGAAAAAAAACTTTGCCCATTTATTATTATTTGCTTTGGCATCGGTATTTACCGCATGCAGCGATGACGATAAAAATGATGCCAACTCAGGAGAAGGACTAGTTATACCAATAGCAGTAAAACTTCAGGGGAAATTTGAAGTAGCTACCTTTAATGTTTTGAATATTACCGCTTCTGCCGAAACGACTAACCCTAGTTATGAGTGGGTACTTAAAAAAAATCCTTACAACCAAACCAAAGATTCTGTAGTAGGGACTGCCAAAGATTTGCGATTTATTGCCCTGTATCCGGGAGCTTATGAACTAACGTTAAATGTTACCGAAGGAGATAAAAAAGGAACAAGTGCGACTACCGTGAATGTAATAAATGAAGCTCAGAATTACAATCCGTACATCACAAGCATTTTCGATTTTAGCCCGGCACCGGGTATGTTTGCCAATGATTTGTACAAAGACGGATTTGCGAAAGCTGATGTTATGAAGTTAGCATTGGGAAGGATAAATGAAACCAGTGTAGGATATCCAATTGACTTGGGAGGCTTTGGAGGCTCGATCGCTGTTGGATTTGATCATATGGTGATTAATATTCCCGGAAAGAAAGATTTCAGAGTTTACGGGGCAGATTTGACCGATAAAGCCAATCCACCGGCTCCCGGATTAATTTATGTAGCCTATGACAAAAATGCAAACGGGAAACCGGATGATGACGAATGGTACGAGATTATAGGAAGTCAGCACGCCAAAGAAAATACCATTAAGAATTTTAAAATAACCTATCAGAAACCAGCAGCAGGCAAAAAAGTTGTGGTAAGCGGACCAAATGATCCCTTTTTAGATCGTGAGCACCTTTATTGTGAGAACAACCAGTCCCAGACTTACTTTTTGCCAAGATCAAAAACTAAAAAAGAATACTATCCTGCCTGGGTAACGCAAACTACCGCTGTTTATGAAGGAACAAAGTTGAATGTAAATTTCGCGGCAGTACGCCCCGGACAAACTACTTTGTGGAATTTCGATGCTCCGGAATGGGGGTATGTCAATGCTAAAAATCCGGATATTGATATTGACTGGGCGGTTGATAAAAACGGCAACAAAGCCAATCTTCCGGGAATTCATTTTATAAAAGTGGTGAACTGTGTGAGTGAGCCAATGGGACTTTGCCACCAGCAATCGTCAATGGCTACCCGATTTTCGGGAGCTGCCGATCTTCAGATCATAAAAAAATACAATCTAAAAAAGTAAGAGAATAAGAATATGAAAAAGTTTATCAAATATACTTTATGCCTAATGGCCATTAGCGTTTTTTACAATTGTAGTAGCGATGATGCAAAACCGGATCCTGTAGTAGAAGAACCTAAACCCGAACCGGTTAAAGATCCGTCACTTACTTTAAAACTGCAAGCCGATTTTAAGACAGAACGATACAATGTGGTAGCTATTGACCCGGAGGTGGTTATTGAGAATGCCAACGGTGCCGCTGCACAGTACAAATGGACTGTAAAAGTAACAGGAAAAGACGGTGTTGCTAAAGACTCTGTTATTGGCGATACTAAGACTTTAAAATTTATAGCACCAAAAGCTTTGAGTTATGCTGTAGATCTTACGGTAACCCTGAACAAAGTAGTAAAACAGGCATCGACAAAAGTAACCGTTGCCGAAACGGGGAAGTCTATACGTCAAAAGCCTTTTCGATTATCGATTATGTACCGGCTCCGCATTACAATAATGACAGCTTTGAATTTGCAACAAAAGCAGAAGCGATAGAGAATGCACAAACCAATCTTGCCGACGGAAATCTGGTTGATCTGGGGACTTTTGGAGGGTATATCGTAACAAAATTTGACCATACAGTAATTAATGCTTATGGCAAAAGAGATTTTACAGTTCAGATGAACGCGATCTCTAACGTTTCAAAATTCTCTCCTGTAAGTATCGCTGTTGCGTACGATGCAAATAAAAATGGCATTGCGGAAGACAATGAGTGGTATGAAATAGCAGGAAGTGAGTATTATAAATCGTCTACAGTAAAAAATTACGAGATTACGTATTACAAGCCAGATGTCAACAAAACTGCTGTAGCAGGAAAATCGGATTGGCAGTTTGACAAGGAATATCTTAAATGGACCAATAATAAAAAGGAGACTGGTTTTATTACCAGGACAAAAAAATGGAGACGTTACAACTATTACCCGCAATGGCTTGGAGATTCTTATACACTGAAAGGAACAAAAATCAATTTACCAACAAAAGACATAAGTGACGGAGAAGGTACAGCCTTCAATGTAGGGACTTTTGAATGGGGTTACGGTGGTATCAAAGATCCTTCTATAGATATCAGCTGGGCTGTAGACAGCAATGGCGTTAAAGTACAACTGCCGGGAATAGACTTCGTAAAAGTATATGTACCTACATTCACAGAGATCGGGGCGTTAGACCTGGTAACGAATTCTTTCAAACAAGCTGAAGATTTAAATTTTGCTACTGGCAAATAATCAAAAAGTTTGAATAACACTGTTTTATTAATTAACCAAGTATATTAATCCTAAATTTTATAAATAATGAAAAAAGTACTTTATTTTTTGACAGTAGGTTTGATGCTGGGACTTTCGTCTTGTAGCAATGAAGAAAACCTTTCAAACAACGAAAACGGCAACGCAGCAGTAAAAAGCTCAGGCTCAACTTCTAAAAGTGCAGTGACCGATCCTTCGATAGGAACAACTTCTACGCTTAACCTGACCAGTTCTTTGTTGACTAGCGGAACATCAACAACAGGAGGGAAGTATTGGCAAAATACCTATGTGGCAAATACCAATTTAACAGTTGACATATTTAAATTTTCACATAGCGGAACATCATCAGGTTACAACTACTGGGACGGTTTTATTGTATCAAATGTAAATGATATTACAAATTATGGTTCAGGAGCAGGTTCTGGCGGATCTAACGGATGGGTTGCCAATCAGTGGGGAACTATGGCAGGAAGTGGTTTTGGTACTTCATCGACCATTGCTGCTGGAACTCCGGGAACAACAGGAGATCCCTATATTGTAGCGTATTGGTCAAGCTACACCGACCCAAAAAATCCACAGGGAACTACTTTTACAGAAGCAGGTTTCTCTAACTGGATTAAAATTGGAAACACAGGATTGTATCAGATAAAAGGACTTAAAATCAACAATCATCCGTGGCCATATTACGGCTGTTTATACGGAGACGGTTTTGCTCAGGCATTTTCTTCAGGAGATCATTTCGAATTGTTGATCTACGGTGTAGATGCCAGCGGAACAATTAGCGCTCCAATCACACAATCATTGGCAGATTACACAGGAGGTTCTTTGGTAATGCCAACAGGATGGATCAATGTAAACACTACAGCACTTCAAGGTTTAGGAGATGTAAAATACCTTGTTTTCCAAATGGCTTCAACAGATTCACACCCGGTTTACGGAATGAATACTGCGGCTTATTTCTGTTTGGATAAACTGTCTGTAAAAAGAATTCAATAAACAAACACATCAGTTAAAAAAAAGGAGCCATTTTTCGATGGTTCCTTTTTGTATATATGCGGTAAATAAAAATCTGCCAGATCCACAAAATCTGCGAGAAAAAAAATCAATAAACGATCATCACTTATTTTTTCTTTAAACACCTTCCTCTTGGTTCATCGCCTTCATGAAGCACTATTTCCGAATGCAGGAACTCCGCTGCATCAGCAGAATCTTTTACCTTTTTAGCGCTTCGCTTCAACATTTCCGATTCATATTCCGTAAGCACACTTTCCCGTATTCCACTTTTTCTCCACTGCGATAACGGTCGGCATCCTTTTACGATTCCACGTGCCAAAGAAAGTGCATCCAGTAAGGCCTGATTTGCCCCCTGACCTTTAAAAGGACTCATAGGGTGGGCTGCATCGCCTATTAAAGTCGCTTGCCCGTTTTTAGACAATAATTCGGAATGAAGCAACTCGCGATCGTACACCGGATAACCGGAAATTTGAGTGGACAAAGTTGCCGATAATATTTCAGGAATAGGAGTATGCCATTGTGTTCTGCGGCATGCTTCTTCTTTTAATGCCTGTGGTCCCTGAGCACTAAGCGCTTTGGCTTCTTCTTCTGACATTGGAAAGCTCAGCTGCCACATTACAGCATCAGAAGAGTAAGGCATCATATAAATGCGTTCATTGCCATTGGCAGTTTGAAACACAGTTGCCGAATCCAGTAAAGAACTGTCAAGACCTTCAAGAGCAGACAAAGGACA harbors:
- a CDS encoding PQQ-binding-like beta-propeller repeat protein codes for the protein MKKKLITLLFVSTVVNMFGQLPTLAQPDKTSYATDKVSNKVLKPLTKVPLDKESILIYDYDGSLFSFNLESEKINWTVKATDSNTEMCANAITMQDGVVYIPFINGEIFAINNQTGAIFWKSRLGNTTDQIVIKNQIPTINGGKLYLTTQSPNNSIYALDIKDGSLVWNYKLESTNNDSPVLVFDNKVFTQSATNLYSFEANTGKLLAQKSFEGVMSGKVVTDGEYVFIANEKNELYALSANKLDILWLFKLDENQQNIKERIFCKDNKVYVGAQGPEVSSIYALESKTGTQIWKRDFKDDNVEYMVEESDNIWGYTRKGKLFQIDITNGEIAFETKLTTRPISNFEFGGDDYFFYYSDAALIQFEFKSKDENEVYLRTTIKDDAYSAYIKIIR
- the lepB gene encoding signal peptidase I, with protein sequence MNVLEWLFFILIMQIIHGVSTWRFYVKAGRRAVESFIPIYNLVILLKIIHRPVWWILMLFVPIINLLMIPVVWIETIRSFRKDTTRDVVLVVLTLGFYITFLNYFSKDLTYVENRDLGPKTKAEDTVRSLLFAVIIATLVHTYLIQPFTIPSSSLEKTLYIGDFLFVSKLNYGARTPMTSVALPMVHDSIPFLGTKSYLFSDDFTKKGTSILNKFQLPYFRFPALEKIKRNEIVVFNQPADTLRDMDNFHPDRNYYKPIDKKTNLIKRCVGMPGTFWKFAKGMFISMVK
- a CDS encoding S26 family signal peptidase — encoded protein: MRRNAGDFLEIREGDVYINGKIEKLPQSAKVQYNFLIDTKGQPINQDVLVNHYGAREGMKYGNGNFALTDTGQYFLTLTNEEAALIARNPVVKGVKKHLMAKGEGEGVFPQDLSLGWNIDNFGPIYIPKKGKTIELNSKTLPFYKRVIEEYEHNSLKVIGNQILINRKISTTYTFRQDYYWMMGDNRQNSLDARFWGFVPFDHVVGKPVFIWFSWDKDGKGFNKVRWNRVFSFVNEKGESKSYLLHFLALVAIYMIVSNVLKKRKKV
- a CDS encoding cell surface protein, giving the protein MFYNTSQYFRFLFFCILALCLSNCSEDNAAKEDNNPPPVSSDLALNTQRFAILAINSTINTATEATYSWSVTKATSENYALTNTTEKEVLFAAAESGVYELTVAVNNKGSIQTQKAVITVTKETKEYKTYIAKVFEFRPAPGQFINDLPAANDGDTAERILSRANTYLAKKNGDLVSLGAFGGYIVFGFDHTIVNVKGKRDFRVLGNAFWAEANPNSNSTMRGGSSEAGVIMVAYDKNKNGLPDDEWYEIEGGGHKIPKTIQHYEITYYRPDPNKKPVPGGTTGTVGFVDMEYIYWKDNQGKSGYLIQNNAYNHSLDYWPKWLRDQASITFKGTRLPDNAVDESGTGSYFVQYAFLYGYADNAPNGDDDSAIDINWAIDKNGNKVMLPGIDFVKVYNGLNQQAGWLGETSTEIMGATDLHLSGESIPTR
- a CDS encoding DUF4465 domain-containing protein, translating into MKKVLYFLTVGLMLGLSSCSNEENLSNNENGNAAVKSSGSTSKSAVTDPSIGTTSTLNLTSSLLTSGTSTTGGKYWQNTYVANTNLTVDIFKFSHSGTSSGYNYWDGFIVSNVNDITNYGSGAGSGGSNGWVANQWGTMAGSGFGTSSTIAAGTPGTTGDPYIVAYWSSYTDPKNPQGTTFTEAGFSNWIKIGNTGLYQIKGLKINNHPWPYYGCLYGDGFAQAFSSGDHFELLIYGVDASGTISAPITQSLADYTGGSLVMPTGWINVNTTALQGLGDVKYLVFQMASTDSHPVYGMNTAAYFCLDKLSVKRIQ